The DNA window TCCGTTAAGGCAAGTGTTGGGCCGCTCATGAAGCCCTGCTTCGTGGCTGAGACCTTCTTTGTGAATACTACATCTAGGAGCTCTTCTGCGTCATCGCCGGTCAGCCTTAGCCTGCCCATGTGGCTTATGTCAAAGATCCCCACTGAGGTCCTCACAGCCATGTGCTCCTCCACGGTCGAGGTGTATATCATGGGAACGCTCCAGCCCGCGAACTCCCCGAAGGAGGCCCCGAGGCCCTCGTGGAGCTGGGCCAGCTGTATGACCTTGAGCGACAAGCTTGGCACCTCTGAGGGCCTTGCCCGAGGAAGATTAAAAGCTGGGAAGTGAGGAGGGCAAGTTCAGCTCAGAAGATGTCCACGTAGGAGATCCTGAGCTGCTTGCTGGCCTCGTCAAGGCGCCTCCAGTCCTCGTAGGAGAGCGACCAGCCCACGGCCCCAGCGTTCTCCTGGGCCTGCTCAGGCGTCTTAGCCCCAGGTATCGGGAGCACAGAGCTGCTGGCCCTCAGCAGGAAGTTGAGGGCCACCTGGGCCGGGGTCCTGTCGTACTTCTTTGCGACCTCCTTCAGCTCCTCGGCCAGCTTGAGTATCTGCGAGTAGTTCTCGGGCCTGAAGAGCTGGTTGCCCCTCCTGACGTCTGTGAACTTTGAGACCTCCTCCAGCGTGTACTTGCCCAGCACCGCTGCCTGGGCCAGCGGGCTCCAGGCCAGCACGGTCATATTGTTGGCCTCAGCGTATGGTATGTGCTCCTGCTCCGCGCGCCTCTCAACTATGTTGTACCTGAGCTCAAGTAGCTCGACGTCATACTTTGCCAGGCAGTAGCGGAACTCCTCTATCAGGGACACGGGGTAGTTGCTCAGCCCTACGTACCTGACCTTGCCCATGGCTATGAGCCTCTCGAAGGCCCTCGCGTACTCGCACGTGGGTATGTTGTGCCACGCCGGCGGCCAGTGCGCTAG is part of the Acidilobus sp. 7A genome and encodes:
- a CDS encoding aldo/keto reductase, with product MEYTELGSTKEKVSRIGLGAWEFSDAWGVTEYQQAKATIAKALESGVTLIDTAMVYGNGMSEKFIGSALRELQVNRGDVLIVTKIPAHFLGYDDVFRAVDGSLRRLQVSFIDALLAHWPPAWHNIPTCEYARAFERLIAMGKVRYVGLSNYPVSLIEEFRYCLAKYDVELLELRYNIVERRAEQEHIPYAEANNMTVLAWSPLAQAAVLGKYTLEEVSKFTDVRRGNQLFRPENYSQILKLAEELKEVAKKYDRTPAQVALNFLLRASSSVLPIPGAKTPEQAQENAGAVGWSLSYEDWRRLDEASKQLRISYVDIF